A window of Raineyella sp. W15-4 contains these coding sequences:
- the iolG gene encoding inositol 2-dehydrogenase, with protein sequence MTALRFALIGAGRIGQVHARTIAAHPAATLTLVCDPVVAAGQAVAATYGARACTDAAEVFAAEDVDAVVIGSPTPLHVPHILAAVQAGKPALCEKPVAMELADAEELQRRLAELADVPVMLGFNRRFDPSFARARALVEEGAIGPLEQLTIISRDPAAPPKAYLAQSGGIFKDMTIHDFDTARFFLGDVAEVTATGQHLDPELADTGDFDGAVIVLRSSTGAAATIINSRHCATGYDQRLEAFGPDGAILAENQRPTTLQVSTREASDAKAPYLDFFLERYADAYRAELTAFIDAVTAGRPVSPTVDDGVEALRIAEAAGESARTGATVRL encoded by the coding sequence ATGACTGCACTGCGTTTCGCTCTGATCGGGGCCGGCCGTATCGGCCAGGTCCACGCCCGAACCATCGCGGCCCATCCCGCGGCGACCCTGACCCTGGTCTGCGACCCGGTGGTCGCCGCCGGGCAGGCGGTCGCCGCGACGTACGGTGCCCGCGCCTGCACCGACGCGGCCGAGGTGTTCGCGGCCGAGGACGTCGACGCGGTGGTGATCGGCTCCCCCACCCCGCTGCACGTGCCGCACATCCTCGCCGCGGTGCAGGCCGGCAAGCCGGCGCTGTGCGAGAAGCCGGTCGCGATGGAGCTGGCCGATGCCGAGGAGCTGCAGCGCCGGCTCGCCGAGCTGGCCGACGTCCCGGTGATGCTCGGCTTCAACCGGCGCTTCGATCCGTCCTTCGCCCGGGCCCGCGCGCTGGTCGAGGAGGGCGCGATCGGCCCGCTGGAACAGCTCACCATCATCTCCCGCGACCCGGCCGCCCCGCCGAAGGCGTACCTCGCCCAGTCCGGCGGCATCTTCAAGGACATGACCATCCACGACTTCGACACCGCCCGGTTCTTCCTCGGTGACGTCGCCGAGGTCACCGCGACCGGCCAGCACCTCGACCCGGAGCTCGCCGACACCGGTGACTTCGACGGGGCGGTGATCGTGCTGCGCTCCTCGACCGGGGCGGCGGCGACCATCATCAACTCCCGGCACTGCGCCACCGGCTACGACCAGCGTCTGGAGGCGTTCGGGCCGGACGGTGCGATCCTGGCCGAGAACCAGCGCCCGACCACCCTGCAGGTGTCCACCCGGGAGGCCTCCGACGCGAAGGCCCCGTACCTGGACTTCTTCCTGGAGCGCTACGCCGACGCCTACCGGGCCGAGCTGACCGCGTTCATCGACGCCGTCACCGCGGGCCGCCCCGTCTCCCCCACCGTCGACGACGGGGTCGAGGCACTGCGGATCGCCGAGGCGGCGGGCGAGTCCGCCCGCACCGGCGCCACCGTACGACTCTGA
- a CDS encoding GntR family transcriptional regulator has protein sequence MSDYYEPTIVIDRDSDEPLYRQIAEPIEQAILSGELPSGARIEDEISMAQRLDVSRPTARRAMQELVNRGLLTRRRGVGTTVTPPQVHRPIELTSLYDDLTREGFTPTTKVLAYDVHEADEEESDRLAVEPGTGVVRIARLRSADNRPLAVLTNLIPIDLAPSWTDLNEHGLYRCFNEHGIHIASAKQVIGARAATAEEAELLTEEVGAPLLTMSRTAYDSAGRVVEYGNHVYRPTLYSFDLTLVAR, from the coding sequence ATGAGCGACTACTACGAGCCGACCATCGTCATCGACCGCGATTCCGACGAGCCGCTGTACAGGCAGATCGCCGAGCCGATCGAGCAGGCGATCCTCTCCGGCGAGCTGCCGTCGGGCGCCCGGATCGAGGACGAGATCTCGATGGCCCAGCGCCTCGACGTCTCCCGCCCGACCGCGCGCCGAGCGATGCAGGAGCTGGTCAACCGCGGGCTGCTGACCCGCCGGCGCGGGGTCGGCACGACGGTCACCCCACCCCAGGTGCACCGGCCGATCGAGCTCACCTCGCTCTACGACGACCTGACCCGGGAGGGCTTCACGCCGACCACGAAGGTGTTGGCGTACGACGTGCACGAGGCCGACGAGGAGGAGTCCGACCGGCTGGCGGTCGAGCCCGGCACCGGCGTGGTCCGGATCGCCCGGCTCCGCTCGGCGGACAACCGGCCGCTCGCGGTGCTGACCAACCTGATCCCGATCGACCTGGCCCCCTCCTGGACCGACCTCAACGAGCACGGGCTCTACCGGTGCTTCAACGAGCACGGCATCCACATCGCCAGCGCCAAACAGGTGATCGGCGCCCGGGCGGCGACGGCGGAGGAGGCAGAGCTGCTGACCGAGGAGGTCGGCGCGCCGCTGCTCACCATGAGCCGGACCGCGTACGACAGCGCCGGACGGGTGGTGGAGTACGGCAACCACGTCTACCGGCCCACGCTGTACTCCTTCGACCTGACCCTGGTCGCGCGCTGA
- the iolC gene encoding 5-dehydro-2-deoxygluconokinase: protein MSTVPDVLTIGRSGVDIYPLQIGVGLEEVASFGKFLGGSPTNVAVAAARMGHSAAVVTGVGDDPFGRFVRQEMARLGVDPRYVVTNHDYNTPVTFCEIFPPDDFPLYFYRSPSAPDLNIRPEDIPEAAVREAKIFWMSVTGLSVEPTRAAHHRAMDLRGRTPLTILDLDYRPMFWASEELAHAEVERMLGLVDIAVGNKEECRIAVGETEPERAADALLERGVEIAIVKQGPRGTLAKTRDQRVVVPVTPVEVCNGLGAGDSFGGALCHALLEGWDLARAVSFASTAGAIVASRLECSTAMATEQEVLDLMAANPASAPKVEVLS from the coding sequence ATGTCAACAGTCCCTGACGTCCTCACCATCGGTCGGAGTGGTGTGGACATCTACCCGTTGCAGATCGGCGTCGGACTGGAGGAGGTGGCGTCGTTCGGGAAGTTCCTCGGCGGCTCACCGACGAACGTCGCCGTCGCCGCTGCTCGGATGGGTCACAGCGCCGCGGTGGTCACCGGCGTCGGTGACGACCCGTTCGGCCGGTTCGTCCGCCAGGAGATGGCCCGGCTGGGGGTCGATCCCCGCTACGTGGTCACCAACCACGACTACAACACCCCGGTCACGTTCTGTGAGATCTTCCCCCCCGACGACTTCCCGCTCTACTTCTACCGATCGCCCTCCGCCCCCGACCTGAACATCCGGCCCGAGGACATCCCCGAGGCCGCCGTCCGGGAGGCGAAGATCTTCTGGATGTCGGTCACCGGCCTGTCGGTCGAGCCGACCAGGGCCGCCCACCACCGGGCGATGGACCTGCGCGGCCGGACCCCGCTGACCATCCTCGACCTGGACTACCGACCGATGTTCTGGGCGAGCGAGGAACTGGCGCACGCGGAGGTCGAGCGGATGCTCGGCCTGGTCGACATCGCCGTGGGCAACAAGGAGGAGTGCCGGATCGCCGTCGGCGAGACCGAGCCCGAGCGGGCGGCCGACGCCCTGCTGGAACGCGGCGTCGAGATCGCCATCGTCAAACAGGGCCCGCGGGGCACCCTGGCCAAGACCCGCGACCAGCGGGTGGTCGTGCCGGTCACCCCGGTGGAGGTCTGCAACGGCCTGGGCGCCGGTGACTCCTTCGGGGGTGCACTCTGCCACGCCCTGCTGGAGGGCTGGGATCTCGCCCGGGCGGTCTCCTTCGCGTCCACCGCCGGCGCGATCGTCGCCTCCCGGCTGGAGTGCTCCACCGCGATGGCCACCGAGCAGGAGGTCCTCGACCTGATGGCCGCCAATCCCGCATCCGCCCCGAAGGTCGAGGTCCTGTCATGA
- a CDS encoding deoxyribose-phosphate aldolase translates to MTLIEKLTEIRFHDPLAVRRALAERPRGALPQGGAKLMIIACDHPARGALGAGADPMAMASREEVLARCVEALGRPGVNGFLGSADIIEDLALLGALDGKLVWGTMNRVGLQGASFEMDDRFNCYDARGIGEGGLDGGKMLLRIDYTDAGSAATLTSSAHAIDELADRGLTAMVEPFISTRRDGRVVNDLTPDAVIRSMAISSALGRTSAYTWLKLPCVDEMERVMEATTLPSLILGGEVPDDPEAALSGWATALSLPNVRGLVIGRSLLFPPDGDVAGAVDKAVGLL, encoded by the coding sequence ATGACACTGATCGAGAAGCTCACCGAGATCCGCTTCCACGACCCGCTGGCGGTCCGCCGGGCACTGGCCGAGCGGCCCCGCGGTGCGCTGCCGCAGGGCGGCGCGAAGCTGATGATCATCGCCTGCGACCACCCGGCCCGCGGCGCGCTCGGCGCCGGCGCGGACCCGATGGCGATGGCCTCTCGGGAGGAGGTGCTCGCCCGCTGCGTCGAGGCGCTCGGCCGCCCCGGGGTGAACGGCTTCCTCGGTTCGGCCGACATCATCGAGGACCTGGCCCTGCTCGGCGCCCTGGACGGCAAGCTGGTCTGGGGCACGATGAACCGGGTCGGCCTGCAGGGTGCGTCCTTCGAGATGGACGACCGGTTCAACTGCTACGACGCCCGCGGCATCGGCGAGGGCGGGCTCGACGGCGGCAAGATGCTGCTGCGGATCGACTACACCGACGCCGGCAGCGCCGCCACCCTGACCTCCTCGGCGCACGCCATCGACGAGCTGGCCGACCGCGGCCTGACCGCGATGGTCGAGCCGTTCATCTCCACCCGCCGGGACGGGCGGGTGGTCAACGACCTGACCCCCGACGCGGTGATCCGGTCGATGGCGATCTCCTCGGCGCTCGGTCGTACCTCGGCGTACACCTGGCTGAAGCTGCCCTGCGTCGACGAGATGGAACGGGTGATGGAGGCCACCACGCTGCCGTCGTTGATCCTCGGCGGCGAGGTGCCGGACGACCCGGAGGCCGCGCTGTCGGGCTGGGCCACCGCGCTGTCCCTGCCGAACGTCCGCGGCCTGGTGATCGGCCGCTCGCTGCTCTTCCCGCCGGACGGTGATGTCGCCGGCGCGGTCGACAAGGCGGTGGGGTTGCTGTGA
- the iolB gene encoding 5-deoxy-glucuronate isomerase has protein sequence MSDNDRYVIRAGETAHEAYETDLTVERAGWDWCSLRVLALPAGGRQEVSTGEAELLVLPLSGGCRVEVGGESYDLAGRPEVWTAVTDYLYLPRHTTVVVSSAEGGRFALPAAKATADLPVRYCPVGEVVSQLRGTGDCSRQVNNYALGNAVPTSHLLACEVLTPGGNWSSYPPHKHDEHTEVERILEEIYYYEVRPAANGTTGMALQRIYPSPGKPIDVCAEVHSRDIVIMPYGYHGPSVAAPGYDLYYLNVMAGPAEDSTWLMTDDPHYTWLRQEWQTGEVDPRLPMTPLNPEE, from the coding sequence GTGAGCGACAACGACCGGTACGTCATCCGGGCCGGGGAGACCGCCCACGAGGCGTACGAGACAGACCTCACCGTGGAGCGCGCCGGCTGGGACTGGTGCTCGCTGCGGGTCCTGGCGCTGCCCGCCGGCGGCCGTCAGGAGGTCTCCACCGGGGAGGCCGAACTGCTGGTGCTGCCGCTGTCCGGCGGCTGCCGGGTGGAGGTGGGCGGGGAGTCGTACGACCTCGCCGGCCGCCCCGAGGTGTGGACCGCCGTCACCGACTACCTCTACCTGCCGCGGCACACCACCGTGGTGGTGTCGAGTGCGGAGGGCGGCCGGTTCGCGCTGCCGGCGGCGAAGGCCACCGCCGACCTGCCGGTGCGCTACTGCCCGGTGGGCGAGGTGGTCAGCCAGCTGCGCGGCACCGGCGACTGCTCCCGCCAGGTGAACAACTACGCGCTCGGCAACGCCGTGCCGACCTCCCACCTGCTCGCCTGCGAGGTGCTCACCCCGGGCGGCAACTGGTCCTCGTACCCGCCGCACAAGCACGACGAGCACACCGAGGTGGAGCGGATCCTGGAGGAGATCTACTACTACGAGGTCCGCCCGGCCGCGAACGGCACCACCGGGATGGCCCTGCAGCGGATCTACCCCTCGCCGGGCAAGCCGATCGACGTCTGTGCCGAGGTGCACAGCCGCGACATCGTGATCATGCCGTACGGCTACCACGGTCCCTCGGTCGCCGCCCCCGGCTACGACCTCTACTACCTCAACGTGATGGCCGGCCCGGCCGAGGACTCGACCTGGCTGATGACCGACGACCCGCATTACACCTGGCTGCGCCAGGAATGGCAGACCGGTGAGGTCGATCCCCGGCTGCCGATGACCCCCCTGAACCCCGAGGAGTGA
- the iolD gene encoding 3D-(3,5/4)-trihydroxycyclohexane-1,2-dione acylhydrolase (decyclizing), which translates to MDTVVNRTVRLTVGQAIIRFLVNQYVERDGVEERFVTGAFGIFGHGNVAGIGQALLQNEIDPEPDGGAMPYYMPRNEQGMVHAAAAYAKATNRLRAMMCTASIGPGSLNMVTGAALATTNRLPVLLFPSDQFATRYPDPVLQQLEDPTTLDISVNDCFRPVSRFFDRINRPEQLLPSLLNAMRVLTDPADTGACVIALPQDVQAEAYDFPVGLFDRRVWHVRRPVPEPAALERAAALIRAARRPLVIAGGGVIYSEAAEQLRAFAAATGIPVGDTQAGKGAINFDHPCAVGGVGSTGGDSGNHLADKADLVIGIGTRYSDFTTASHTQFKHPDVRFVNINVLAFDAAKNSGEMVVADAREALTALTAALAGHRVDEAYAAEIAAEKAAWAQATEQCYHLGHGPLPAQTEVFGALNELLGDNDVVINAAGSMPGDLQALWQARTPVQYHVEYAFSCMGYEIPAAMGVKLALPDSEVVAIVGDGTYQMLPMELATIVQEGLKVIFVLLQNHGFASIGALSESRGSQRFGTRYRAGGGHKHTEDGPYLPVDIAANAESWGLQVLRVHTIDEFRVAYREAVAGDRAVMIHIETDLYGPNPPASSWWDVAVSQVSRLESTQQAYQEYVAAKQLQRHYL; encoded by the coding sequence ATGGACACTGTTGTCAACCGGACCGTACGACTCACCGTCGGACAGGCCATCATCCGCTTCCTGGTCAACCAGTACGTCGAGCGGGACGGGGTCGAGGAGCGGTTCGTCACCGGTGCCTTCGGCATCTTCGGGCACGGCAACGTCGCCGGGATCGGCCAGGCGCTGCTGCAGAACGAGATCGACCCGGAGCCGGACGGCGGCGCCATGCCGTACTACATGCCCCGCAACGAGCAGGGCATGGTGCACGCGGCGGCGGCGTACGCCAAGGCGACCAACCGGCTGCGGGCGATGATGTGCACCGCCTCGATCGGCCCCGGCTCGCTCAACATGGTCACCGGCGCCGCGCTGGCGACCACCAACCGGCTGCCGGTGCTGCTGTTCCCCTCCGACCAGTTCGCCACCCGCTACCCCGACCCGGTGCTCCAGCAGCTCGAGGACCCGACCACCCTGGACATCTCGGTCAACGACTGCTTCCGGCCGGTGTCGCGCTTCTTCGACCGGATCAACCGCCCCGAGCAGCTGCTCCCCTCGCTGCTGAACGCGATGCGGGTGCTCACCGACCCGGCCGACACCGGGGCCTGCGTGATCGCGCTGCCCCAGGACGTCCAGGCCGAGGCGTACGACTTCCCGGTCGGGCTGTTCGACCGGCGGGTCTGGCACGTCCGTCGCCCGGTGCCCGAGCCGGCCGCGCTGGAGCGGGCCGCCGCGCTGATCCGGGCCGCCCGGCGCCCGCTGGTGATCGCCGGCGGCGGGGTGATCTACTCCGAGGCGGCCGAGCAGCTGCGGGCCTTCGCCGCGGCCACCGGCATCCCGGTCGGTGACACCCAGGCCGGCAAGGGTGCGATCAACTTCGACCACCCCTGCGCCGTCGGCGGGGTCGGATCGACCGGCGGCGACTCCGGCAACCACCTCGCCGACAAGGCCGACCTGGTGATCGGCATCGGCACCCGCTACTCCGACTTCACCACCGCCTCGCACACCCAGTTCAAGCACCCCGACGTCCGGTTCGTCAACATCAACGTGCTCGCCTTCGACGCCGCGAAGAACTCCGGTGAGATGGTGGTGGCCGACGCCCGGGAGGCGCTCACCGCGCTCACCGCAGCCCTGGCGGGTCACCGGGTCGACGAGGCGTACGCCGCCGAGATCGCCGCCGAGAAGGCGGCCTGGGCGCAGGCGACCGAGCAGTGCTACCACCTCGGCCACGGGCCGCTGCCCGCCCAGACCGAGGTGTTCGGCGCCCTCAACGAGCTGCTCGGCGACAACGATGTGGTGATCAACGCCGCCGGCTCGATGCCGGGCGACCTCCAGGCGCTGTGGCAGGCCCGCACCCCGGTGCAGTACCACGTCGAGTACGCCTTCTCCTGCATGGGCTACGAGATCCCGGCCGCGATGGGTGTCAAGCTGGCGCTGCCCGACTCCGAGGTGGTGGCGATCGTCGGTGACGGCACCTACCAGATGCTGCCGATGGAGCTGGCGACCATCGTCCAGGAGGGCCTGAAGGTCATCTTCGTGCTGCTCCAGAACCACGGCTTCGCCTCGATCGGCGCCCTGTCGGAGTCGCGTGGCTCGCAGCGCTTCGGCACCCGCTACCGGGCCGGCGGCGGGCACAAGCACACCGAGGACGGGCCCTACCTGCCGGTCGACATCGCCGCGAACGCGGAGTCCTGGGGTCTGCAGGTGCTGCGCGTGCACACCATCGACGAGTTCCGGGTCGCCTACCGCGAGGCGGTGGCCGGCGACCGGGCGGTGATGATCCACATCGAGACGGACCTCTACGGGCCCAACCCGCCGGCCTCGTCCTGGTGGGACGTCGCCGTCTCCCAGGTCTCGCGACTCGAGTCCACCCAGCAGGCGTACCAGGAGTACGTCGCCGCCAAGCAGCTCCAGCGTCACTATCTCTGA
- a CDS encoding CoA-acylating methylmalonate-semialdehyde dehydrogenase codes for MKTIEQWIDGAPYHGEPVRRVPVENPATGQTEAELLEASPADVDHAVRVARRAQLSWRKVSLAKRMDIMFRMRQLVLDHSDEIATSIVNEHGKTFSDAIGEIQRGRETLDFACNIAAALKGEISYDVSTGVDVHTLRQPVGVVAGIGPFNFPVMVPMWMHPIAIATGNAFVLKPPSPAPTASMIIARLYKEAGLPDGVFNVVAGDRHVVTALLEHDGIDAVSFVGSTPVAEIVQETATRHGKRVQALGGANNHAIVLPDADLDHAAQHIAAAAFGAAGERCMALPAVIAVGGIAEELARKVREHAGAYVVGSGFAAETDLGPVISAKAKERITGLIDDAEQRGAEIVLDGRGATVAGFEGGHFLAPTVIAKVPLDAPVYTEEIFGPVLTIGEAATYEEAIALVNAQPFGNGAAIFTRDGGAARRFVLDVEAGMVGVNVPIPTPVAYYSFGGWKDSLLGDTHIHGPEGVRFCTRAKAVTERWPGDTVHAATTSFERES; via the coding sequence ATGAAGACGATCGAACAGTGGATCGACGGCGCCCCGTACCACGGCGAGCCCGTCCGCCGGGTCCCGGTCGAGAACCCCGCGACCGGCCAGACCGAGGCCGAGCTGCTCGAGGCCTCCCCGGCCGACGTCGACCACGCCGTCCGGGTGGCCCGGCGCGCCCAGCTCAGCTGGCGCAAGGTGTCGCTGGCCAAGCGGATGGACATCATGTTCCGGATGCGGCAGCTGGTCCTCGACCACTCCGACGAGATCGCCACGTCCATCGTGAACGAGCACGGCAAGACGTTCTCCGACGCCATCGGCGAGATCCAGCGCGGCCGGGAGACCCTCGACTTCGCCTGCAACATCGCCGCAGCGTTGAAGGGCGAGATCTCCTACGACGTCTCCACCGGCGTCGACGTGCACACCCTGCGCCAGCCGGTCGGCGTGGTCGCCGGCATCGGCCCGTTCAACTTCCCGGTGATGGTGCCGATGTGGATGCACCCGATCGCCATCGCCACCGGCAACGCCTTCGTGCTGAAGCCGCCGTCCCCGGCGCCGACGGCGTCGATGATCATCGCCCGGCTGTACAAGGAGGCCGGCCTGCCCGACGGCGTCTTCAACGTCGTCGCCGGGGACCGGCACGTGGTGACCGCGCTGCTGGAGCATGACGGGATCGACGCGGTCTCGTTCGTCGGCTCCACCCCGGTGGCCGAGATCGTCCAGGAGACGGCGACCCGGCACGGCAAGCGGGTCCAGGCCCTCGGTGGTGCGAACAACCACGCCATCGTGCTGCCGGACGCCGACCTCGACCACGCCGCCCAGCACATCGCCGCGGCTGCCTTCGGTGCCGCCGGCGAGCGCTGCATGGCGCTGCCCGCGGTGATCGCCGTCGGCGGGATCGCCGAGGAGCTGGCCCGGAAGGTCCGCGAGCACGCCGGGGCGTACGTGGTGGGCTCCGGCTTCGCGGCGGAGACCGACCTCGGCCCGGTGATCTCCGCCAAGGCCAAGGAGCGGATCACCGGGCTGATCGACGACGCCGAACAGCGCGGCGCCGAGATCGTCCTGGACGGCCGGGGCGCCACGGTCGCGGGCTTCGAGGGCGGCCACTTCCTGGCCCCCACGGTGATCGCCAAGGTGCCGCTGGACGCCCCGGTCTACACCGAGGAGATCTTCGGCCCGGTGCTGACGATCGGTGAGGCGGCGACGTACGAGGAGGCGATCGCACTGGTGAACGCCCAGCCGTTCGGCAACGGTGCGGCGATCTTCACCCGCGACGGGGGAGCGGCCCGCCGGTTCGTCCTCGACGTCGAGGCGGGCATGGTCGGCGTCAACGTGCCGATCCCGACCCCGGTGGCGTACTACTCCTTCGGCGGCTGGAAGGACTCGCTGCTCGGCGACACCCACATCCACGGGCCCGAGGGCGTGCGGTTCTGCACCCGGGCCAAGGCGGTGACCGAGCGGTGGCCCGGTGACACGGTGCACGCCGCCACCACCTCCTTCGAGCGGGAGTCCTGA
- a CDS encoding Gfo/Idh/MocA family oxidoreductase — translation MSDAGISSRARVGVGVIGLGWMGRVHARAYRGVTEYFPDLGVGPRLVSAADGEVTARLAAVGVMGFQRATPDYREVLADPDVDVVSICAPNFLHHEMALAAVAAGKAFWIEKPMGVCAAESREIALAAQRAGLVTAVGFNYRHTPAVERARTLIRSGRLGRITNVRAWLIADYASSPEGPLTWRYERARGGSGVIGDLLSHGADLVQYLVGRIAAVSAVSRTFIPERPIPTRAGVGHTGWEVSDRKGPVENEDWAAALIRLDDGVVGTLEASRVSVGPRAEYVIEVYGTEGSLRWNFEHLNDLEVCLGRDQELQGYTRVMAGPDFPEFHRFQPGAGVPTGFDDMKTIQAALFLRSYATGEQLAPSVADGWAAAEVDEAAVASGADGRWHDVPRVDGLTTYDS, via the coding sequence GTGTCGGACGCGGGGATCAGCAGCAGGGCCCGCGTCGGCGTGGGGGTGATCGGTCTGGGGTGGATGGGGCGGGTCCATGCCCGGGCCTACCGCGGGGTCACCGAGTACTTCCCCGACCTGGGGGTGGGGCCGCGGCTGGTGTCCGCCGCCGACGGCGAGGTGACGGCCCGGCTCGCCGCCGTCGGGGTGATGGGCTTCCAGCGCGCCACCCCGGACTACCGGGAGGTGCTGGCGGACCCCGACGTCGACGTGGTGTCGATCTGCGCCCCGAACTTCCTGCACCACGAGATGGCGCTCGCCGCCGTGGCGGCCGGCAAGGCGTTCTGGATCGAGAAGCCGATGGGGGTCTGCGCGGCGGAGTCGCGGGAGATCGCCCTGGCCGCCCAGCGGGCCGGCCTGGTCACCGCGGTCGGGTTCAACTACCGCCACACCCCGGCGGTCGAGCGGGCCCGGACGCTGATCCGCTCCGGCCGGCTGGGCCGGATCACCAACGTCCGTGCCTGGCTGATCGCCGACTACGCGTCCTCCCCGGAGGGCCCGCTGACCTGGCGCTACGAGCGGGCCCGCGGCGGCTCCGGGGTGATCGGCGACCTGCTGAGCCACGGCGCCGACCTGGTCCAGTACCTCGTCGGCCGGATCGCCGCGGTCTCCGCGGTCTCCCGGACCTTCATCCCCGAGCGGCCCATCCCGACCAGGGCCGGCGTGGGGCACACCGGCTGGGAGGTCTCCGACCGCAAGGGCCCGGTCGAGAACGAGGACTGGGCGGCCGCGTTGATCCGCCTCGACGACGGGGTGGTCGGCACCCTGGAGGCCTCCCGGGTCAGCGTCGGCCCGCGGGCCGAGTACGTGATCGAGGTGTACGGCACCGAGGGCTCGCTGCGGTGGAACTTCGAACACCTCAACGACCTCGAGGTCTGCCTCGGCCGCGACCAGGAGCTCCAGGGCTACACCCGGGTGATGGCGGGTCCGGACTTCCCGGAGTTCCACCGCTTCCAGCCCGGTGCCGGCGTCCCGACGGGTTTCGACGACATGAAGACCATCCAGGCCGCTCTGTTCCTGCGCTCGTATGCCACCGGTGAGCAACTGGCTCCCTCGGTTGCCGACGGCTGGGCCGCCGCCGAGGTCGACGAGGCCGCGGTGGCCTCCGGTGCCGACGGTCGGTGGCACGACGTGCCCCGGGTCGACGGCCTCACCACCTACGACAGCTGA
- a CDS encoding sugar phosphate isomerase/epimerase: MVDIALDPNMYYRTMSTADTLRKAAELGFEHVELSPNEEFHFWHHYPKADDDFVAGLRRASRETGVRVRTLNPVFNWSSVDEQERTAQVRNWRRLLELADQLDVREITSEFSGNPNTPRECEHQWYRSIEELGPDFERYGIRLNMEAHPYDFVELHDQAYSVIRGANRDWIGYEFCCPHTFHLSDGAGDVERMIRSSAPKLREVHVADAFNHRANDGNRYIINPPGADARVHQHNELGLGEVPFDRVVATLKEIGFDGVLSVCVFGWHERADEINRRMLARLREEFLA; encoded by the coding sequence ATGGTCGACATCGCGCTCGACCCGAACATGTACTACCGGACGATGTCCACCGCGGACACCCTGCGCAAGGCGGCCGAGCTCGGCTTCGAGCACGTCGAGCTGTCCCCCAACGAGGAGTTCCACTTCTGGCACCACTACCCGAAGGCCGACGACGACTTCGTCGCCGGCCTGCGCCGGGCGTCCCGGGAGACCGGGGTGCGGGTCCGTACGCTCAATCCGGTCTTCAACTGGTCCAGCGTCGACGAGCAGGAGCGCACCGCCCAGGTGCGCAACTGGCGCCGGCTGCTGGAGCTGGCCGACCAGCTGGACGTCCGGGAGATCACCTCGGAATTTTCCGGGAACCCGAACACCCCGCGGGAGTGCGAGCACCAGTGGTACCGCTCGATCGAGGAGCTCGGCCCCGACTTCGAGCGGTACGGGATCCGGCTCAACATGGAGGCCCACCCGTACGACTTCGTCGAGCTGCACGACCAGGCGTACAGCGTGATCCGGGGCGCCAATCGGGACTGGATCGGCTACGAGTTCTGCTGCCCGCACACCTTCCACCTGTCCGACGGGGCCGGGGACGTCGAGCGGATGATCCGCTCCAGCGCCCCCAAGCTGCGGGAGGTGCACGTCGCCGACGCCTTCAACCACCGCGCCAACGACGGCAACCGCTACATCATCAACCCGCCGGGTGCCGATGCCCGGGTCCACCAGCACAACGAGTTGGGCCTGGGCGAGGTCCCCTTCGACCGGGTGGTCGCCACTCTGAAGGAGATCGGCTTCGACGGCGTGCTGTCGGTGTGTGTCTTCGGCTGGCACGAGCGGGCCGACGAGATCAACCGCCGGATGCTGGCCCGGCTGCGGGAAGAGTTCCTCGCCTGA